The following are from one region of the Escherichia sp. E4742 genome:
- a CDS encoding enamine/imine deaminase: MSKTIATENAPAAIGPYVQGVDLGSMIITSGQIPVNPKTGEVPADVAAQARQSLDNVKAIVEAAGLKVGDIVKTTVFVKDLNDFATVNATYEAFFTEHNATFPARSCVEVARLPKDVKIEIEAIAVRR, translated from the coding sequence ATGAGCAAAACTATCGCGACGGAAAATGCACCCGCAGCTATCGGTCCGTATGTTCAGGGCGTTGATCTGGGCAGTATGATCATCACTTCCGGTCAGATCCCGGTAAACCCGAAAACTGGCGAAGTACCGGCAGACGTCGCTGCACAGGCGCGTCAATCGCTGGATAACGTAAAAGCGATCGTGGAAGCGGCAGGTCTGAAAGTGGGCGATATCGTTAAAACCACCGTGTTTGTGAAAGATCTGAACGACTTCGCAACCGTAAACGCCACTTACGAAGCGTTCTTCACCGAACACAACGCCACCTTCCCGGCACGTTCTTGCGTTGAAGTTGCTCGTCTGCCAAAAGACGTGAAGATTGAGATCGAAGCGATCGCTGTTCGTCGCTAA
- the mgtA gene encoding magnesium-translocating P-type ATPase yields MFKEIFTRLIRHLPSRLVHRDPLPGTQQTANIPIPPSLSAHCLKMAVMPEKDLWKTFGTHPEGLNQAEVELAREQHGENKLPAQQPSPWWVHLWVCYRNPFNILLTILGGISYATEDLFAAGVIALMVAISTLLNFIQEARSTKAADALKAMVSNTATVLRVINDKGENGWLEIPIDQLVPGDIIKLAAGDMIPADLRILQARDLFVAQASLTGESLPVEKAATTRQPEHSNPLECDTLCFMGTTVVSGTAQAMVIATGANTWFGQLAGRVSEQESEPNAFQQGISRVSMLLIRFMLVMAPVVLLINGYTKGDWWEAALFALSVAVGLTPEMLPMIVTSTLARGAVKLSKQKVIVKHLDAIQNFGAMDILCTDKTGTLTQDKIVLENHTDISGKTSERVLHSAWLNSHYQTGLKNLLDTAVLEGIDEKSARSLASRWQKVDEIPFDFERRRMSVVVAENAEHHQLVCKGALQEILNVCSQVRHNGAIVPLDDTMLRKIKRVTDTLNRQGLRVVAVATKYLPAREGDYQRADESDLILEGYIAFLDPPKETTAPALKALKASGITVKILTGDSELVAAKVCHEVGLDAGEVVIGSDIETLSDDELANLAQRTTLFARLTPMHKERIVTLLKREGHVVGFMGDGINDAPALRAADIGISVDGAVDIAREAADIILLEKSLMVLEEGVIEGRRTFANMLKYIKMTASSNFGNVFSVLVASAFLPFLPMLPLHLLIQNLLYDVSQVAIPFDNVDDEQIQKPQRWNPADLGRFMIFFGPISSIFDILTFCLMWWVFHANTPETQTLFQSGWFVVGLLSQTLVVHMIRTRRVPFIQSCASWPLMIMTVIVMIVGIALPFSPLASYLQLQALPLSYFPWLIAILAGYMTLTQLVKGFYSRRYGWQ; encoded by the coding sequence ATGTTTAAAGAAATTTTTACCCGGCTCATTCGCCATTTACCCTCTCGTCTGGTTCATCGCGATCCGTTGCCTGGCACGCAACAGACAGCGAATATTCCGATCCCGCCTTCCTTAAGCGCGCATTGCCTGAAAATGGCGGTGATGCCAGAAAAGGATTTATGGAAAACCTTCGGCACGCATCCAGAAGGGTTAAATCAGGCGGAAGTGGAATTAGCCCGCGAACAACACGGTGAAAATAAACTACCCGCGCAACAACCGTCGCCGTGGTGGGTACATTTGTGGGTCTGTTATCGTAACCCCTTTAATATTTTGCTCACGATCCTCGGCGGCATTTCTTACGCCACGGAAGATTTATTTGCCGCGGGCGTTATTGCGTTAATGGTAGCTATTTCTACGTTGCTGAACTTTATTCAGGAAGCGCGCTCCACCAAAGCAGCAGATGCCCTGAAAGCGATGGTCAGTAATACTGCGACGGTGCTGCGCGTAATTAACGACAAAGGCGAAAATGGCTGGCTGGAGATCCCGATCGACCAGCTGGTGCCTGGAGATATTATTAAACTGGCGGCGGGGGATATGATCCCGGCAGATTTACGTATTTTGCAGGCGCGGGATCTGTTCGTCGCCCAGGCATCGTTAACCGGCGAGTCTCTGCCCGTGGAAAAAGCCGCAACCACTCGCCAGCCAGAGCACAGCAATCCGCTGGAGTGCGATACCCTGTGTTTTATGGGCACCACCGTGGTGAGCGGTACGGCACAAGCAATGGTGATTGCTACAGGAGCCAACACCTGGTTTGGTCAACTGGCGGGGCGTGTTAGTGAGCAGGAAAGCGAGCCGAATGCCTTTCAGCAAGGGATCAGCCGCGTCAGTATGCTGCTGATTCGCTTTATGCTGGTGATGGCGCCCGTGGTGCTGTTGATCAACGGCTACACCAAAGGCGACTGGTGGGAGGCGGCACTGTTTGCGCTTTCGGTAGCGGTAGGCTTAACGCCGGAAATGTTGCCGATGATTGTCACCTCGACGCTGGCGCGTGGTGCGGTAAAACTGTCGAAACAGAAAGTGATCGTCAAACATCTGGATGCGATTCAGAACTTTGGTGCAATGGATATTCTGTGCACTGATAAAACAGGCACCCTGACGCAAGATAAAATTGTGCTGGAGAATCATACCGATATCTCCGGTAAAACCAGTGAGCGCGTGCTGCATAGCGCGTGGTTGAACAGTCATTACCAGACCGGACTTAAAAACTTGCTTGATACGGCGGTGCTGGAAGGTATAGATGAAAAGTCAGCACGCTCGCTGGCCAGTCGTTGGCAGAAAGTGGATGAAATTCCTTTTGATTTCGAGCGTCGCCGGATGTCGGTGGTAGTGGCAGAAAATGCCGAACACCATCAACTGGTGTGCAAAGGCGCATTGCAGGAAATCCTCAATGTGTGTTCGCAGGTGCGTCACAATGGCGCGATTGTGCCGCTCGATGACACCATGCTGCGTAAGATTAAGCGGGTTACAGATACGCTGAATCGTCAAGGGCTGCGTGTGGTTGCGGTGGCGACGAAATACCTGCCAGCGCGTGAAGGGGATTACCAGCGGGCGGATGAATCCGACCTGATCCTCGAAGGATATATTGCTTTCCTTGATCCGCCAAAAGAGACAACCGCTCCGGCACTGAAGGCATTAAAAGCGAGTGGAATTACCGTCAAAATCCTTACTGGCGACAGTGAGTTAGTGGCGGCGAAAGTGTGCCATGAAGTGGGACTAGATGCGGGAGAGGTGGTAATTGGTAGTGATATTGAAACTCTATCTGACGACGAACTGGCAAATCTCGCGCAGCGTACCACGTTGTTTGCCCGCCTGACGCCGATGCATAAAGAACGCATCGTGACCTTGCTAAAGCGCGAAGGGCATGTGGTTGGCTTTATGGGCGATGGTATTAATGACGCGCCAGCGTTACGTGCGGCGGATATCGGCATTTCTGTGGACGGGGCGGTAGATATTGCCCGTGAAGCGGCTGATATCATTCTGCTGGAAAAAAGCCTGATGGTACTGGAAGAGGGGGTTATTGAGGGACGTCGCACTTTCGCCAACATGCTGAAATACATCAAAATGACGGCAAGTTCTAACTTCGGTAATGTGTTCAGCGTGCTGGTGGCGAGTGCTTTCTTGCCCTTCCTGCCGATGTTGCCATTGCACTTACTGATCCAGAACTTGCTGTACGATGTATCGCAGGTAGCGATCCCGTTTGATAACGTTGACGACGAGCAAATTCAAAAGCCGCAGCGTTGGAATCCGGCGGATCTGGGGCGCTTTATGATCTTCTTCGGACCGATCAGTTCGATCTTCGATATTCTGACGTTTTGCCTGATGTGGTGGGTATTTCATGCCAACACGCCGGAAACGCAAACGCTGTTCCAGTCGGGCTGGTTTGTGGTGGGATTACTGTCGCAAACGTTGGTTGTGCATATGATCCGCACCCGTCGTGTGCCGTTTATCCAGAGTTGTGCGTCGTGGCCATTAATGATCATGACTGTGATTGTGATGATTGTCGGGATCGCATTGCCGTTTTCGCCGCTGGCCAGTTATCTGCAATTGCAGGCGCTGCCGTTAAGCTATTTCCCGTGGTTGATTGCGATTCTGGCAGGGTATATGACGTTAACCCAGTTGGTGAAAGGGTTCTATAGCCGTCGTTACGGCTGGCAGTGA
- the treR gene encoding trehalose operon repressor TreR produces the protein MKHKLRDNRMQNRLTIKDIARLSGVGKSTVSRVLNNESGVSQHTRERVEAVMNQHRFSPSRSARAMRGQSDKVVAIIVTRLDSLSENLAVQTMLPAFYEQGYDPIMMESQFSPQLVTEHLGVLKRRNIDGVVLFGFTGITEEMLAHWQSSLVLLAHDAKGFASVCYDDEGAIKILMQCLYDRGHRNISYLGVPHSDITTGKRRHEAYLAFCKAHKLHPVAALPGLAMKQGYENVAKVITPETTALLCATDTLALGACKYLQEQHIDTLQLASVGNTPLMKFLHPEIVTVDPGYAEAGRQAASQLIEQVTGRSEPQQIVITAALS, from the coding sequence ATTAAACACAAATTACGGGACAACAGGATGCAAAATCGTCTGACCATCAAAGACATTGCTCGCTTAAGCGGCGTGGGGAAATCCACGGTTTCCCGAGTGCTGAATAACGAAAGTGGCGTGAGTCAGCACACGCGCGAGCGCGTGGAAGCAGTGATGAATCAGCATAGATTTTCCCCTTCCCGATCCGCGCGTGCTATGCGTGGGCAAAGCGATAAAGTGGTTGCTATTATCGTCACCCGTCTGGATTCGTTATCAGAAAATCTCGCCGTTCAGACGATGCTGCCGGCATTCTATGAACAGGGTTACGATCCGATCATGATGGAAAGCCAGTTTTCGCCACAGCTGGTTACTGAACATTTAGGCGTTCTGAAACGTCGCAATATTGACGGAGTGGTGCTGTTCGGTTTTACCGGCATAACTGAAGAAATGTTAGCTCACTGGCAATCATCTCTGGTACTGCTGGCACATGACGCAAAAGGTTTTGCTTCGGTCTGTTATGACGACGAAGGAGCGATTAAGATTCTGATGCAATGCCTCTACGATCGGGGGCATCGCAATATTAGTTATCTTGGCGTACCGCACAGCGACATTACCACTGGTAAGCGGCGTCATGAGGCTTATCTGGCATTTTGCAAAGCACATAAACTACATCCCGTCGCCGCCCTGCCCGGCCTGGCCATGAAGCAAGGTTACGAGAACGTGGCAAAAGTGATTACGCCAGAAACCACTGCGTTGCTGTGCGCAACCGACACGCTGGCGCTCGGGGCATGTAAGTACCTGCAAGAGCAACACATCGACACCCTACAACTGGCGAGCGTCGGTAATACGCCGTTAATGAAGTTTCTCCATCCGGAGATCGTCACCGTTGATCCAGGCTACGCCGAAGCCGGACGTCAGGCTGCCAGCCAGTTGATCGAACAGGTAACCGGACGTAGCGAACCTCAACAAATCGTCATCACAGCAGCCCTTTCCTGA
- the mgtL gene encoding mgtA regulatory leader peptide MgtL produces MEPDPTPLPRRRLKLFR; encoded by the coding sequence ATGGAACCTGATCCCACGCCTCTCCCTCGACGGAGATTAAAACTTTTCCGGTAA
- the pyrI gene encoding aspartate carbamoyltransferase regulatory subunit: MTHDNKLQVEAIKRGTVIDHIPAQIGFKLLSLFKLTETDQRITIGLNLPSGEMGRKDLIKIENTFLNEDQVDQLALYAPQATVNRIDNYEVVGKSRPSLPERIDNVLVCPNSNCISHAEPVSSSFAVRKRANDIALKCKYCEKEFSHNVVLAN, translated from the coding sequence ATGACACACGATAATAAATTGCAGGTTGAAGCTATTAAACGCGGCACGGTAATTGACCATATCCCCGCCCAGATCGGTTTTAAGCTGTTGAGCTTGTTCAAGTTAACCGAAACCGATCAGCGCATCACCATCGGTCTGAACCTACCTTCCGGCGAGATGGGCCGCAAGGATCTGATCAAAATCGAAAATACCTTTTTAAATGAAGATCAAGTAGACCAACTGGCACTGTATGCGCCGCAAGCCACGGTAAACCGTATCGACAACTATGAAGTGGTCGGCAAATCACGCCCCAGCCTGCCGGAACGTATTGATAATGTGCTGGTCTGCCCGAACAGCAACTGTATCAGCCATGCAGAACCGGTTTCTTCCAGCTTTGCCGTGAGAAAACGCGCCAATGATATTGCGCTCAAATGCAAATATTGTGAAAAAGAGTTTTCGCATAATGTGGTGCTGGCCAATTAA